One genomic region from Thermococcus sp. encodes:
- a CDS encoding alpha-glucosidase: MKSPAILEDTAEVLETTIPRVERLTVLSEKDKRKVISLIREAAGNFKTLAGNVKKDNVQLAEFFFKKAKELKNLSTDNGIEKEGRKKYIGRAKKMNLYSKSAVYDFDPGMLKALKRSYRTYLFGMTAFFLLVGVYMSQIMAVTALILAIPTILSMLSLQRRGYLGLLLAYSTIPIPIIQGAMGLTYGLRQLTTPGAIGKITEMISKSPGFVKGWLIFMVILSAIELYLILYGSYLLYKHRHAFL; the protein is encoded by the coding sequence GTGAAGAGTCCCGCGATTCTTGAGGACACTGCTGAAGTTCTTGAGACAACGATACCCAGAGTTGAGAGGTTAACTGTTCTGAGCGAAAAGGATAAGAGAAAGGTAATCTCGCTTATCAGGGAAGCAGCCGGAAACTTCAAAACGCTGGCAGGGAACGTCAAAAAGGACAACGTCCAGCTGGCGGAGTTCTTCTTCAAGAAAGCCAAGGAACTGAAGAACCTGAGCACTGACAATGGCATCGAAAAGGAGGGAAGGAAAAAGTACATAGGCAGGGCAAAGAAAATGAACCTCTACTCGAAGTCCGCGGTGTATGACTTCGACCCGGGCATGCTTAAAGCACTTAAGAGATCCTACAGAACGTACCTCTTTGGAATGACAGCGTTCTTCCTGCTGGTTGGTGTTTACATGAGCCAGATAATGGCCGTGACGGCATTGATACTGGCAATCCCCACGATCCTCTCGATGCTCTCCCTCCAGAGAAGGGGATACCTTGGCCTGCTTTTAGCGTATTCAACAATACCAATACCGATAATCCAGGGGGCAATGGGGCTAACCTACGGACTGAGGCAGTTAACCACTCCCGGAGCGATTGGAAAGATAACCGAGATGATAAGCAAAAGCCCCGGCTTCGTCAAGGGATGGCTCATCTTTATGGTGATCCTGAGCGCCATCGAGCTTTACCTGATACTCTACGGCTCGTACCTCCTCTACAAGCACAGACACGCCTTCCTTTAA
- a CDS encoding sodium-dependent transporter: MEQERDQWASKIGLILAMAGNAVGLGNFVRFPTQVAQNGGGAFMVPYFLALFLLGIPIMWVEWVAGRYGGKYGHGTIGPTYYLMARESLKPKSALIMGTISGMVAFAGVTLLNSYYLHLIGWSAAYTWFSITGAYFGKNTGSFFSNYLSNHAEVLLFWGITIVTIAIAVGRGVSKGIEKWVKIMMPLLYIFAIIMVGYVFVLGSPINPNWSTLDGFSFIWSPNWVYLKEHFATVMLAAAGQIFFTLSLGMGIIQNYASYLGPNDDVALSGIATVSLNEFAEVILGGSLAIPLATAYAPKIVPATVLSQGKGAALAWIGHKFGLGFAYTSLPNAFVSMGQAGRFFGALWFLLLWFAGWTSAIAMYNYLVALFEEDLNIKRSIGTWIVLLIYFILGLPVIYIGLDKYVTPLDNWISFQLTLLALLDIIVAVYLFKPSNFWEELHKGAYTRVPTFYKWITLIVAPIFLLIPLVGTFKGFVSGGIPGSVGAAIIIMFIIGAVETYYAIKRKYGEEIKENKVLVKV; encoded by the coding sequence TTGGAACAAGAGAGGGATCAATGGGCAAGTAAAATTGGTTTGATTTTAGCCATGGCTGGAAACGCCGTCGGTCTTGGAAACTTTGTAAGGTTCCCAACCCAGGTTGCCCAGAACGGTGGCGGCGCCTTCATGGTGCCGTACTTCCTGGCGCTGTTCCTTCTTGGAATACCCATAATGTGGGTCGAGTGGGTTGCAGGTCGCTACGGTGGCAAGTACGGCCACGGTACAATCGGTCCAACCTACTACCTGATGGCAAGGGAAAGTCTCAAACCCAAGAGCGCACTAATAATGGGTACCATCAGTGGCATGGTGGCGTTTGCGGGAGTTACACTACTCAACAGCTACTACCTGCACCTCATTGGCTGGTCCGCAGCTTACACCTGGTTCAGCATAACCGGCGCATACTTCGGCAAGAACACTGGAAGCTTCTTCAGCAACTACCTCAGCAACCACGCAGAAGTTCTGCTGTTCTGGGGTATCACCATAGTCACCATAGCCATAGCCGTCGGAAGGGGAGTCAGCAAGGGTATAGAGAAGTGGGTCAAGATAATGATGCCGTTGCTCTACATCTTCGCCATTATAATGGTCGGCTATGTTTTTGTCCTTGGCTCACCGATCAACCCCAACTGGAGTACATTAGATGGATTCTCTTTCATCTGGAGTCCCAACTGGGTCTACCTCAAGGAGCACTTCGCCACCGTCATGCTCGCGGCAGCAGGGCAGATATTCTTCACGCTGTCGCTGGGAATGGGTATCATCCAGAACTACGCGAGCTACCTCGGCCCCAACGATGACGTCGCCCTCTCTGGAATAGCCACCGTTTCACTCAACGAGTTCGCAGAAGTCATCCTCGGCGGTTCCCTCGCAATACCGCTGGCAACGGCATACGCTCCGAAGATAGTGCCAGCGACCGTCCTCAGCCAGGGTAAGGGCGCCGCCCTCGCGTGGATAGGCCACAAATTCGGCCTTGGTTTCGCATACACCAGCCTTCCAAATGCCTTCGTCAGCATGGGACAGGCAGGAAGATTCTTCGGAGCCCTTTGGTTCCTGCTCCTGTGGTTCGCGGGATGGACTTCGGCAATAGCAATGTACAACTACCTCGTGGCACTCTTTGAGGAGGACCTCAACATCAAGAGGAGCATTGGAACATGGATCGTCCTGCTGATATACTTCATACTGGGACTGCCTGTCATCTACATAGGCCTCGACAAGTACGTCACCCCACTCGACAACTGGATCAGCTTCCAGCTCACCCTGCTGGCACTGCTTGACATCATAGTGGCCGTGTACCTCTTCAAGCCTAGCAACTTCTGGGAGGAGCTTCACAAGGGAGCCTACACCAGGGTCCCAACATTCTACAAGTGGATTACCCTAATCGTGGCACCAATATTCCTACTGATACCACTGGTCGGAACGTTCAAGGGCTTCGTTAGCGGCGGAATTCCAGGGAGCGTTGGGGCAGCGATAATAATCATGTTCATCATCGGAGCAGTAGAAACGTACTACGCCATCAAGAGGAAGTATGGCGAAGAGATAAAGGAGAACAAGGTGCTAGTGAAGGTCTGA